A genome region from Anolis carolinensis isolate JA03-04 chromosome 6, rAnoCar3.1.pri, whole genome shotgun sequence includes the following:
- the LOC103279918 gene encoding C-Jun-amino-terminal kinase-interacting protein 4, with protein MGDPEETFGGDGDPNPAPYEELVSALAGGLYGELERLVAAHGPGAVSGLLPQLVSVLESLQGACGQVRERDQALERLRDDRLRLLEQYERERAGRKRAEERFMELEDAMEQERKAHGTALNRLEGQTRILDGKARSYADQVASLEEQKSSLLKELSSLSQTHSKMIQSYKELKLQRASAAVSQTGSSSAEAKRLKLPPLQVPPSFLSRTSDPGPPETLNSPEEPGEIQGLPSSEKVPESDPKRNSFPLAEEIVHLEKDASPAQKQCFDLDDLVSSTPELGPDPQQTSSPLSSTLERNTVSLFAEVSGLSPELLSDMDDGADLQGDALETVMAENAKLQETRIALDTARRHLIARVEELTEERESLRMEREGTLGALSRCQAQLKEAELELIRIRQEFEDTRRSSEEGEAEGSSSRPQRFTRAEMARVVMERNLYKERLMELQEAVRRTELLRASREEQAVQMKKSSFWKIFDRLFSPSDSLERSPASPLPPGRPRSSPGARNELGRNGGQLSPALRYIPRATSPTSEADTSPQQKRRELYREIRSHIWQEHGRAQIHGWSQPPELQSQDPSPWGTNIPTLVQLRMLDQKDPSTKLWCAAASLGLESQELSEAGNPHQCIAGSSQLWVAAGTHSASEITLFNAQNSNQLLEHFVLPGVHILSIACVPGLNIPESESQQLEPEILDDPLAPGSDSDDETREMEAIGTEPTIWFGTQEGRIYIHSVKTDCRRCRGRVQLKDAVHCIVHTHGRVVAALGDGSLAIFHRNPVRNWDLRTPRLVDLGRPRRSIRCAIPVLDRLWCGYGNRVYVLEPRTARFQRYFEVTSHPETQVRHMVAAGGGVWVSVRLDSTLRLLHAETGQPLQEVELGPFMSRMLGPNSLSLALNISALGAFGRRLWVGTSGGTIISLPFVSEFVGSSEPSSPTSIPYCAMEQAQISYHGHRDAVRFFVSVPGCVNPSASESPKELHSQEKPNRHCSLVLSGGEGYINLRIGDDTDERYGDLLFPNPRLRRAERSHLIVWQVQA; from the exons ATGGGCGACCCGGAGGAGACTTTCGGGGGCGACGGGGACCCCAACCCGGCCCCCTACGAGGAGCTGGTCTCGGCCCTGGCTGGAGGCCTCTACGGGGAGCTGGAGCGGCTGGTGGCGGCCCATGGACCCGGCGCCGTCTCGGGGCTCCTGCCCCAGCTGGTCTCCGTCCTGGAGTCGCTGCAAGGCGCCTGCGGGCAAGTCCGGGAGCGGGACCAGGCCCTGGAGCGCCTGCGGGACGACCGGCTCCGGCTCCTCGAGCAGTACGAACGCGAGCGGGCCGGGCGCAAGCGGGCGGAAGAG AGGTTCATGGAGCTTGAAGATGCCATGGAGCAGGAGCGTAAGGCGCATGGGACAGCCTTGAACCGGCTCGAAGGACAGACCCGCATTTTGGATGGCAAAGCGAGGAGCTACGCCGATCAAG TGGCCAGCCTGGAGGAGCAAAAATCTTCATTGCTGAAAGAACTCTCCAGTCTCAGCCAGACCCACTCCAAG ATGATACAAAGTTACAAAGAGCTGAAATTGCAGAGGGCTTCGGCTGCTGTGAGTCAAACTGGATCTTCATCTGCAGAGGCGAAAAG GTTGAAGCTCCCTCCACTCCAAGTGCCCCCTTCATTTCTGTCAAGAACCTCAGACCCTGGGCCTCCTGAAACACTGAATTCCCCAGAA GAACCTGGAGAGATTCAAGGGCTTCCTAGTTCCGAAAAGGTGCCTGAGAGCGACCCAAAAAGGAACTCTTTCCCCTTGGCGGAGGAAATAGTGCACCTTGAGAAAGATG CCTCTCCTGCTCAAAAGCAGTGTTTTGACTTGGATGATCTTGTAAGCTCCACTCCAGAACTAGGACCTGACCCACAGCAAACAAGCAG cCCCTTGAGTTCCACCCTCGAGCGCAACACGGTCTCCCTTTTCGCCGAGGTCTCGGGCCTCAGCCCTGAACTTCTCAGTGATATGGATGACGGTGCTGATTTGCAGG GGGATGCCTTAGAAACTGTCATGGCAGAAAATGCTAAACTGCAAGAAACACG GATCGCATTGGATACTGCTCGTCGCCACCTTATTGCCCGTGTGGAAGAGCTTACTGAAGAGCGCGAGTCGCTGCGGATGGAGCGTGAGGGGACATTGGGGGCACTGAGCCGCTGCCAAGCCCAACTGAAGGAGGCTGAGTTAGAACTCATCCG TATCCGACAGGAATTTGAGGATACGAGACGTTCAAGCGAGGAGGGCGAG GCTGAAGGAAGCTCATCGCGGCCTCAGAGGTTCACACGAGCCGAGATGGCACGGGTGGTGATGGAGCGTAACCTCTACAAAGAGAGACTGATGGAGCTACAAGAAGCCGTTAGACGAACTGAGCTACTCAG gGCTTCGCGAGAGGAACAAGCTGTCCAGATGAAAAAGTCGTCTTTCTGGAAAAT CTTTGACCGTTTGTTCAGCCCCTCGGATTCTCTAGAGAGATCACCCGCTTCTCCGCTGCCTCCAGGGAGGCCTCGGTCTAGTCCCGGTGCCCGCAATGAACTGGGACGGAATGGTGGACAGTTGTCTCCAGCCTTACGATACATCCCACGAGCTACCTCACCCACCAGCGA AGCTGATACCTCTCCACAGCAGAAGCGGCGGGAACTGTATCGGGAGATCCGCTCACACATCTGGCAAGAGCACGGCCGGGCACAGATCCATGGGTGGAGCCAGCCACCTGAGCTCCAG AGCCAAGACCCATCTCCATGGGGCACTAACATCCCTACACTTGTGCAGCTTCGGATGTTGGACCAGAAAGACCCCAGCACCAAG CTCTGGTGTGCTGCAGCATCACTTGGACTAGAGTCTCAAGAATTGTCAGAGGCT GGTAACCCCCATCAGTGCATCGCAGGCAGCTCACAGCTCTGGGTGGCTGCCGGAACGCACTCTGCAAGCGAAATTACTCTTTTCAATGCCCAGAACTCAAACCAACTCCTGGAGCACTTTGTCTTGCCTGGAGTTCACATTCTCTCCATCGCCTGTGTGCCTG GCCTTAACATCCCTGAGAGCGAGAGCCAGCAGCTAGAGCCTGAGATTCTTGATGATCCCCTGGCACCTGGATCTGACAGCGATGATGAAACACGGGAAATGGAGGCTATTGGCACCGAACCCACCATCTGGTTTGGAACCCAGGAGGGCCG CATCTATATTCACTCGGTGAAGACTGACTGCCGACGCTGCAGGGGACGGGTTCAGCTGAAGGATGCGGTCCACTGTATTGT CCACACCCATGGCCGAGTAGTAGCTGCATTAGGGGATGGATCTCTGGCTATTTTTCATCGGAACCCAG TCCGGAATTGGGACCTTCGTACCCCACGCCTGGTTGACCTGGGAAGGCCACGGCGCTCCATCCGTTGTGCCATTCCTGTGCTGGACCGGCTGTGGTGCGGATACGGAAACCGGGTCTATGTGTTAGAGCCTCGTACAGCTCGCTTCCAG CGGTATTTTGAGGTGACTTCACACCCAGAAACCCAAGTGCGGCACATGGTGGCAGCCGGTGGTGGCGTCTGGGTATCCGTCCGACTGGATTCCACTCTGCGCCTCCTGCATGCGGAAACTGGGCAGCCCTTGCAGGAAGTGGAGCTGGGCCCCTTCATGAGCCGTATGCTTG GGCCTAACAGTCTTAGTTTAGCCTTGAACATCTCAGCACTTGGCGCTTTTGGAAGGCGGCTATGGGTTGGCACATCTGGTGGTACCATCATCTCTTTGCCCTTTGTCTCAG AATTTGTGGGAAGCTCAGAGCCTTCTTCCCCTACCAGCATCCCCTACTGTGCCATGGAGCAAGCACAGATCAGCTACCACGGGCATCGTGATGCTGTCCGCTTCTTTGTCTCAGTCCCAG GATGTGTGAATCCATCTGCCTCTGAAAGCCCCAAAGAACTGCACAGCCAAGAGAAACCGAACAGGCACTGCAGCTTGGTGCTCAGCGGAGGAGAGGGGTATATCAATCTCAGGATAG GAGACGACACAGACGAGCGCTATGGTGACCTGCTCTTCCCGAATCCGCGCCTCCGCCGAGCTGAACGAAGCCACCTGATTGTCTGGCAGGTGCAGGCCTGA